In Thermodesulfobacteriota bacterium, a single genomic region encodes these proteins:
- a CDS encoding iron ABC transporter permease, producing MAAKKKFIIALSLLLLLWVVTAAVSVLSGTYEKSIIGALFSGDELAGTIFYKIRIPRVLMATVAGGTLAICGAALQALFRNPLASPFTLGISGGASLGALIGIRLGLAAGILGFSMVTVLAFLFSLLTMLFVYSVSKVGGVVATGRLLLAGVVMNFLYSAFVLFIQFFSNFTESLQTMRWIMGSLDVVGFDEVWKTLVFVMPGCAILLSITKDMNLFGLGDDVASSLGVNVKKLQNLIYFATSLSAGAVISVTGPIGFVGLVIPHILRMILGVDNRIILPCSFLLGASFLTAADTVSRTLISPVEIPVGIITASLGGVFFLWLLIKSKKEVIV from the coding sequence ATGGCCGCAAAGAAAAAATTCATTATCGCGCTAAGCCTCTTGCTCCTTCTCTGGGTCGTCACGGCAGCCGTGAGCGTGCTGTCGGGAACTTACGAGAAGAGCATCATCGGCGCGCTATTCAGCGGAGACGAGCTCGCGGGCACGATCTTTTACAAGATAAGGATACCGAGGGTGCTGATGGCGACAGTAGCCGGAGGAACGCTCGCGATATGCGGCGCCGCGCTACAGGCCCTCTTCAGGAACCCCCTCGCTTCGCCCTTCACGCTCGGCATATCGGGCGGAGCCTCCCTTGGAGCGCTCATAGGGATAAGGCTGGGACTCGCTGCCGGCATTCTGGGTTTTTCCATGGTTACTGTCCTTGCGTTCCTCTTTTCGCTCCTGACAATGCTGTTCGTTTACTCGGTCTCCAAGGTGGGAGGGGTGGTAGCCACGGGACGCCTGCTGCTCGCGGGAGTCGTAATGAATTTCCTCTACTCGGCATTCGTCCTGTTCATACAGTTCTTTTCCAACTTCACGGAGTCGCTCCAGACAATGAGGTGGATAATGGGCAGCCTCGACGTGGTGGGGTTCGACGAGGTATGGAAGACGCTCGTATTCGTGATGCCGGGATGCGCGATACTGCTGTCGATAACGAAGGACATGAACCTCTTCGGCCTGGGGGACGACGTCGCGTCTTCGCTCGGTGTGAACGTAAAGAAATTGCAGAACCTTATCTATTTCGCGACTTCGCTTTCGGCCGGGGCCGTAATATCCGTGACGGGACCGATAGGCTTCGTAGGACTGGTGATTCCTCACATACTGAGAATGATCCTCGGGGTGGACAACAGGATCATACTCCCCTGCTCGTTCCTCCTCGGAGCGTCTTTCCTGACGGCCGCGGATACGGTCTCGAGGACTCTTATATCACCGGTCGAGATACCGGTGGGAATAATTACAGCCTCTCTTGGCGGCGTATTCTTTCTCTGGCTGCTTATAAAGTCAAAGAAAGAGGTTATCGTTTAG
- the cmk gene encoding (d)CMP kinase, whose amino-acid sequence MIITIDGPSGVGKSTVSKSVARRLGFTYLDTGAMYRAVALRVKRDSIDIDDEKGFESLLNNTEIGFARNENGELVIMLNKEDVTDQIRTPEVSKLSSDVATKRAVRIKLVHLQREMGKTGNIVAEGRDMGTYVFPDAPFKFYLDASLEVRARRRWNQLAQSGSVADIESVKNEIIRRDAQDMERSESPLRPAVNAVIIDTANLSPDEVTDRIIKEVQG is encoded by the coding sequence ATGATAATAACGATAGACGGCCCGTCGGGCGTAGGGAAAAGCACCGTATCGAAATCGGTCGCGCGAAGACTCGGCTTCACGTATCTGGATACCGGTGCGATGTACAGGGCGGTCGCGCTCCGGGTCAAGCGTGATTCGATAGATATAGACGACGAAAAGGGGTTCGAATCACTCCTTAATAATACGGAAATCGGTTTCGCCAGGAACGAAAACGGCGAACTCGTCATAATGCTTAACAAGGAAGACGTCACCGACCAGATAAGGACGCCCGAGGTCTCGAAGCTGTCGTCGGACGTCGCGACCAAGAGGGCTGTGAGAATAAAGCTCGTACACCTGCAGCGGGAAATGGGGAAAACCGGCAATATAGTAGCCGAAGGAAGGGACATGGGGACTTACGTATTCCCCGACGCCCCGTTCAAGTTTTACCTGGACGCTTCCCTCGAAGTAAGGGCGCGGAGAAGGTGGAACCAGCTCGCGCAGTCAGGCAGCGTCGCCGACATAGAAAGCGTGAAAAACGAAATAATAAGGAGGGACGCGCAGGACATGGAGCGCTCGGAGTCTCCCTTGCGTCCCGCCGTTAATGCGGTCATAATAGATACGGCAAATCTGTCGCCTGATGAAGTCACGGACAGGATTATCAAAGAAGTTCAAGGTTAG
- a CDS encoding beta-ketoacyl-ACP synthase III: protein MSFVRFLGTGSSAPEKILSNFDLEKIVDTTDEWIQTRTGIRERRIAEPDVATSDIAYEASLKALESSGVDARDLDGIIVGTVTPDYLFPSTACILQSRLGAKKAFAFDLLAGCSGFLYALQAGKGIIGCGDAKKLLIIGAETLSKIMDMEDRTTCILFGDGAGAAVISASDAPGIMSTCLGANGDDWELLCMPGGGSRIPPSEESIRSRAHFLKMKGKEVFKEAVKAIESSSLEAIRRADITPGEIDLFIPHQANYRILEAVRKRVGLPEEKVFSNLDRYGNTSSASVPLALDEAVRSGRIKEGDTILISVFGAGFTWGAAVVRW from the coding sequence TTGAGTTTTGTTAGGTTCTTAGGAACCGGTTCGTCAGCGCCCGAGAAAATATTGTCCAATTTCGATCTGGAAAAGATCGTCGATACCACTGACGAGTGGATCCAGACAAGGACCGGAATAAGGGAAAGAAGGATAGCCGAACCGGACGTGGCTACGTCCGATATCGCTTATGAGGCATCGCTCAAGGCCCTCGAGAGCTCGGGTGTGGACGCACGGGACCTGGACGGGATAATCGTCGGGACCGTCACGCCCGACTACCTGTTTCCCTCGACGGCTTGTATACTCCAGAGCCGTCTCGGCGCTAAAAAAGCGTTTGCGTTCGACCTCCTCGCCGGATGCTCGGGATTTCTGTACGCGCTACAGGCCGGGAAGGGAATAATAGGCTGCGGGGACGCGAAAAAGCTTCTCATCATCGGCGCGGAGACGCTTTCCAAGATAATGGACATGGAGGACAGGACCACATGCATCCTCTTCGGGGACGGAGCTGGAGCAGCCGTCATTTCGGCGTCGGATGCGCCGGGAATCATGTCGACCTGCCTCGGGGCGAACGGGGACGACTGGGAGCTGCTATGCATGCCGGGAGGGGGATCGCGCATACCGCCGAGCGAGGAGAGCATAAGGAGCAGGGCTCACTTCCTGAAGATGAAGGGGAAAGAGGTATTTAAAGAGGCCGTAAAGGCTATCGAGTCTTCTTCACTCGAAGCGATAAGAAGGGCCGACATCACGCCCGGGGAGATAGACCTCTTCATACCCCACCAGGCGAATTACAGGATACTGGAAGCGGTAAGGAAGCGCGTGGGGCTTCCCGAAGAGAAGGTTTTCAGCAACCTGGACAGGTACGGAAACACGTCCTCCGCATCCGTCCCGCTCGCGCTCGACGAAGCGGTGAGGTCGGGAAGGATAAAGGAAGGGGATACGATACTCATATCCGTGTTCGGCGCGGGCTTCACGTGGGGCGCTGCAGTCGTGAGATGGTGA
- the aroA gene encoding 3-phosphoshikimate 1-carboxyvinyltransferase, with product MAVEKIKGNAKPLIGELTPPGDKSVSHRSLIIGSLAGGITGVSGFLNCEDTISTANAMRKLGVDIDINGSDVKIAGKGLSGLSEPGDVIDAGNSGTTTRLLTGLLSAQGFFTAVTGDKYLRARPMKRVVDPLRMMGARITGREGGNKLPIAIDGGALKGISYKLPVASAQVKSALLLAGLYAEGETEVIEPEPTRDHTERMLSHFGVKLNKNGNSVKITRQGEFTGRDISVPADMSSAAFFIVGALINPGSELLIRNVGVNPLRTGVIDVLRRMGGNIEITGEREVSGEPVGDILVKSGGLHATVIDGDMIPKAIDELPVIAAAACFAEGETVIRDARELRVKETDRIKAMTAELRKLGASVTESEDGMSIAGGSKLKGAKCSSWGDHRIAMAIAVAATRASGATEIDGAECVSVSFPGFFDALRRL from the coding sequence ATGGCCGTAGAAAAGATCAAAGGAAACGCGAAACCCTTAATCGGCGAGCTGACCCCGCCCGGGGACAAGTCGGTCTCGCACAGGTCGCTCATAATAGGGTCTCTCGCCGGAGGTATAACCGGGGTGAGCGGGTTCCTCAACTGCGAGGACACTATCTCCACGGCGAACGCGATGAGGAAACTGGGCGTCGATATCGACATAAACGGCAGCGACGTAAAGATAGCCGGGAAGGGGCTTTCAGGCCTGAGCGAGCCCGGAGACGTCATCGACGCGGGGAACTCCGGCACGACTACGAGGCTGTTAACGGGACTATTGAGCGCGCAGGGGTTTTTCACGGCCGTCACCGGAGACAAATACCTGAGGGCGAGGCCCATGAAAAGGGTAGTCGACCCCCTGAGAATGATGGGAGCAAGGATTACAGGCAGGGAGGGGGGCAACAAGCTGCCTATAGCGATCGATGGGGGCGCCCTGAAGGGCATATCGTATAAACTCCCGGTAGCGAGCGCGCAGGTGAAATCCGCCCTCTTGCTTGCGGGACTCTATGCGGAAGGGGAAACCGAGGTCATCGAGCCCGAGCCCACGAGGGACCATACGGAAAGGATGCTTTCTCACTTCGGCGTGAAACTGAATAAGAACGGGAACAGCGTCAAGATAACCAGACAAGGGGAATTCACGGGACGCGATATATCAGTTCCCGCCGACATGTCTTCGGCTGCGTTCTTCATAGTCGGGGCGCTCATCAACCCCGGCTCGGAGCTTCTGATAAGGAACGTCGGCGTAAACCCGCTCAGGACGGGCGTAATCGACGTGCTAAGGCGTATGGGCGGGAATATTGAAATAACGGGCGAGAGGGAGGTTTCGGGTGAGCCGGTGGGGGACATACTCGTAAAGTCGGGAGGTCTTCACGCCACCGTAATAGATGGGGATATGATACCGAAGGCAATAGACGAGCTCCCGGTGATAGCGGCAGCGGCATGCTTTGCCGAGGGCGAGACTGTGATCAGGGACGCGAGAGAGCTGAGGGTAAAGGAAACGGACAGGATAAAGGCGATGACGGCCGAGCTCAGGAAGCTAGGCGCCAGCGTGACAGAATCCGAGGACGGGATGTCGATAGCGGGCGGGTCGAAGTTAAAAGGAGCAAAGTGCTCCAGCTGGGGCGACCACAGGATCGCGATGGCGATAGCCGTTGCCGCAACCCGGGCGAGCGGAGCGACAGAGATCGACGGCGCCGAGTGCGTTTCCGTGTCGTTCCCAGGCTTTTTCGACGCGCTCAGGCGGCTTTGA
- a CDS encoding ABC transporter ATP-binding protein: MEPVIECSRVSFSYGSGEILRDINLRFAGGKMLGVLGANGAGKSTLLKILTGILRAQTGSVLFNGKPLPGYDRREIAKRIAYIPQDPVFAFPFTVSEVILMGRAPYIGRFEFEREMDLEAAERAMDTVGISHLRDRLITETSSGERQLSSIARALVQEPRVMILDEPATFLDIRHRNEIMSLLRKLKEERGILIIAATHDIFTALFYFDEIIMIKNGSVFAEGPVDAVINRENLSSLYGIDVTVRKEGGKVFIYPGD; the protein is encoded by the coding sequence ATGGAACCGGTAATTGAGTGCAGCCGTGTCTCCTTCTCGTACGGATCGGGAGAGATACTGAGAGATATTAACCTCCGTTTCGCGGGGGGAAAGATGCTCGGCGTACTGGGCGCGAACGGGGCGGGCAAATCTACTCTGCTTAAAATACTCACAGGCATACTCAGGGCGCAAACGGGGAGCGTTCTGTTCAACGGCAAACCCCTCCCTGGCTACGACAGGAGGGAGATCGCAAAGCGAATAGCCTACATCCCGCAGGACCCTGTTTTCGCGTTCCCGTTCACGGTCTCGGAAGTGATACTCATGGGCAGGGCGCCTTACATAGGCAGGTTCGAATTCGAAAGGGAGATGGACCTCGAAGCGGCGGAGAGGGCGATGGATACGGTCGGAATCTCTCATCTAAGGGACAGGCTCATCACGGAGACGTCCTCGGGGGAAAGGCAGCTCTCGTCCATAGCGAGGGCGCTCGTGCAGGAGCCCCGGGTGATGATACTCGACGAGCCCGCGACGTTTCTCGACATAAGGCACAGGAACGAGATCATGAGCCTCCTCCGGAAGCTCAAGGAAGAGCGCGGGATACTGATCATCGCGGCAACGCACGACATATTCACTGCGCTCTTTTATTTCGACGAGATAATAATGATCAAGAACGGGAGCGTATTCGCGGAGGGCCCCGTAGACGCCGTGATAAACAGGGAGAACCTGAGCTCGCTCTACGGTATAGACGTCACTGTCAGGAAGGAAGGCGGAAAGGTCTTCATATACCCCGGAGATTGA
- a CDS encoding AEC family transporter: MDVVLPVFLIALAGYFFGKWRKIDLTPINDFVIYLATPALIISSLSRDTIEIFLAGKVFVSVCIIIGVSLVICLGIIRALKLPVKVYLPPALFANTGNMGLPLVLFAFGEAGFNVAILYMVSTTILHYTLGILILNYDESPFEIFRLPLVYSAIAGVLLSVSGWEMPTSVFRAFDLLGEASIPTMIFALGYKLSEVALTDVNKSFLVGSMRIFFGVVLGILTVSIFKLDGVASKVVILQSAMPPAIFNFVLAEKYNQDSERVASIILAGTLISVITTPVIIAFLLN; the protein is encoded by the coding sequence ATTGACGTAGTCCTCCCTGTATTCCTGATCGCGCTCGCGGGCTATTTCTTCGGCAAATGGAGAAAGATAGACCTCACCCCGATCAACGACTTCGTGATATACCTCGCCACTCCGGCCCTCATAATATCATCGCTATCCAGGGACACCATAGAGATATTCCTTGCGGGAAAGGTGTTCGTCTCGGTCTGCATCATAATCGGCGTTTCGCTCGTTATATGCCTAGGGATAATAAGGGCGCTCAAACTGCCGGTCAAGGTCTATCTGCCCCCGGCGCTCTTCGCGAATACCGGGAACATGGGCCTTCCGCTGGTGCTGTTCGCATTCGGCGAGGCCGGGTTCAACGTGGCGATACTCTACATGGTCTCGACCACTATACTCCACTATACGCTCGGGATACTGATACTGAATTACGACGAAAGCCCGTTCGAGATATTCAGGCTCCCGCTCGTTTACTCGGCCATAGCGGGGGTGCTGCTGAGCGTCTCGGGGTGGGAGATGCCGACCTCGGTGTTCAGGGCATTCGATCTGCTCGGAGAGGCGAGCATACCGACGATGATATTCGCGCTCGGATACAAATTATCCGAGGTTGCACTCACGGACGTGAACAAGTCGTTCCTGGTGGGGAGCATGAGGATATTCTTCGGGGTCGTTCTGGGCATTCTGACCGTATCCATATTCAAGCTCGACGGCGTTGCGTCCAAGGTAGTGATACTCCAGTCGGCGATGCCTCCCGCGATATTCAATTTCGTTCTCGCCGAGAAATACAATCAGGATTCCGAGAGGGTGGCGTCGATCATTCTCGCGGGGACCCTGATCTCGGTCATCACAACGCCCGTTATCATCGCGTTTCTTTTGAACTGA